From Peromyscus maniculatus bairdii isolate BWxNUB_F1_BW_parent chromosome 8, HU_Pman_BW_mat_3.1, whole genome shotgun sequence, a single genomic window includes:
- the Tmem186 gene encoding transmembrane protein 186 isoform X1 — MAALLHAVPKFQGPAAWGRPLLRLWCCTGQGDPKRWVGRRSPTSQEKPPGTETEKFHIIYRFYAIRVLGFVSRLKLAQTAVTVAAMPPGLYWYSQGLLTLNSLCLVSGICSFALAMLCWMSYFFRRLVGIMYVNESGTMLRVAHLTFWGWRQDTYCAVSDMIPLSESKDQVRDVLIRIQQYSGKQTFYLTLRYGRILDRDRFSQVFGPLSTLK; from the exons ATG GCTGCCCTCCTTCATGCAGTGCCAAAGTTTCAGGGCCCAGCTGCATGGGGGAGGCCTCTTCTCCGACTGTGGTGCTGCACTGGGCAGGGAGATCCCAaaaggtgggtggggaggaggtcTCCCACCTCACAGGAGAAGCCACCAGGCACAGAGACTGAGAAATTCCACATAATCTATCGATTCTATGCCATCAGAGTACTTGGCTTTGTATCTCGCCTGAAGTTGGCGCAGACAGCTGTGACTGTGGCCGCCATGCCCCCGGGCTTGTACTGGTACTCACAGGGCCTCCTGACCCTCAATTCACTCTGCCTTGTGAGTGGGATCTGCAGCTTTGCTCTGGCCATGCTGTGTTGGATGAGCTACTTCTTCCGGAGGCTGGTGGGCATCATGTATGTGAATGAGTCAGGTACCATGCTTCGAGTGGCCCACCTGACCTTCTGGGGGTGGCGACAGGACACTTACTGTGCTGTGTCAGACATGATACCCCTGTCAGAATCCAAGGACCAGGTCCGGGATGTGTTGATTCGGATCCAGCAATACAGTGGCAAGCAGACCTTCTACCTTACCCTGCGCTATGGCCGAATCCTGGACAGAGACCGTTTCTCACAAGTGTTTGGACCGCTGAGCACACTTAAGTAA
- the Tmem186 gene encoding transmembrane protein 186 isoform X2: MPPGLYWYSQGLLTLNSLCLVSGICSFALAMLCWMSYFFRRLVGIMYVNESGTMLRVAHLTFWGWRQDTYCAVSDMIPLSESKDQVRDVLIRIQQYSGKQTFYLTLRYGRILDRDRFSQVFGPLSTLK; encoded by the coding sequence ATGCCCCCGGGCTTGTACTGGTACTCACAGGGCCTCCTGACCCTCAATTCACTCTGCCTTGTGAGTGGGATCTGCAGCTTTGCTCTGGCCATGCTGTGTTGGATGAGCTACTTCTTCCGGAGGCTGGTGGGCATCATGTATGTGAATGAGTCAGGTACCATGCTTCGAGTGGCCCACCTGACCTTCTGGGGGTGGCGACAGGACACTTACTGTGCTGTGTCAGACATGATACCCCTGTCAGAATCCAAGGACCAGGTCCGGGATGTGTTGATTCGGATCCAGCAATACAGTGGCAAGCAGACCTTCTACCTTACCCTGCGCTATGGCCGAATCCTGGACAGAGACCGTTTCTCACAAGTGTTTGGACCGCTGAGCACACTTAAGTAA